One part of the [Pantoea] beijingensis genome encodes these proteins:
- the ompC gene encoding porin OmpC: MKLRVLSLMVPALMVAGSAGAAEIYNKDGNKFDLFGKVNGLHYFSDDNGSDGDQSYVRFGFKGETQISDQLTGYGQWEYEASLHNAESEGTADSHTRVGFAGVKFGEAGSFDYGRNYGVAYDIGAWTDVMPEFGGDTYGADNFMFQRANGVATYRNSDFFGLVNGLNFAVQYQGKNGNGTESPNGRDVLGQNGDGWGMSTTYDLGEGFGIGAAMFSSDRTNDQNNADVLGSGDKATAYTGGLKYDANNIYLAAMYTRSYNATRFGSSDSDAFGYADKADNWELVAQYQFDFGLRPSLGYVTSRGTSVQGFGKENLKQYIDIGATYYFNKNMSTYVDYEINLLDDNDFTRAAGISTDDIVALGLVYQF; this comes from the coding sequence ATGAAACTTCGAGTTCTATCCCTGATGGTCCCGGCATTGATGGTAGCCGGCTCAGCCGGTGCTGCTGAGATCTATAATAAAGATGGTAATAAATTTGACCTGTTCGGTAAGGTCAATGGCCTGCACTATTTTTCTGACGACAACGGTTCTGACGGCGATCAGTCCTATGTACGTTTTGGTTTTAAAGGTGAAACACAAATCTCCGACCAGCTTACGGGTTATGGTCAGTGGGAATATGAAGCATCGCTTCATAACGCAGAGTCTGAAGGTACGGCTGATAGCCATACGCGTGTTGGCTTTGCTGGCGTGAAGTTTGGTGAGGCTGGCTCTTTTGACTATGGTCGTAATTACGGTGTGGCCTATGACATCGGTGCATGGACTGACGTTATGCCGGAGTTTGGTGGGGATACTTATGGCGCTGATAACTTTATGTTCCAGCGTGCGAATGGTGTAGCTACTTACCGTAACAGTGACTTCTTTGGCTTGGTTAATGGTTTGAATTTTGCCGTTCAGTACCAGGGTAAAAATGGTAACGGTACTGAGTCACCAAATGGTCGTGATGTTTTGGGACAAAATGGTGACGGATGGGGAATGTCGACCACTTATGATCTGGGCGAAGGCTTTGGTATTGGTGCAGCAATGTTCTCTTCAGATCGTACTAACGATCAGAACAACGCTGACGTATTGGGCAGCGGTGATAAGGCAACTGCGTATACGGGCGGTCTGAAATATGATGCCAACAACATCTATCTGGCAGCGATGTATACCCGTTCTTATAATGCTACGCGTTTTGGTAGCAGTGATTCCGATGCTTTTGGTTACGCGGATAAAGCGGATAACTGGGAACTGGTTGCTCAGTATCAATTTGATTTTGGTCTGCGTCCATCTTTGGGCTATGTCACCTCTCGGGGTACCAGCGTCCAGGGATTTGGCAAAGAGAACCTGAAACAATATATTGATATTGGCGCGACCTACTATTTCAATAAAAACATGTCTACTTATGTTGATTATGAGATCAACCTACTGGATGACAACGACTTCACCAGAGCAGCCGGTATCAGTACCGATGATATTGTAGCACTGGGCTTGGTTTATCAGTTCTAA
- a CDS encoding TetR/AcrR family transcriptional regulator encodes MLLPDPFDPKASAAERIINSAQQLFYQNGIRATGVDKIIANAGVTKVTFYRHFAAKDDLVLTFLRRRHLRWMDGFQSTLEQALCDAPFYRALPAALLSWFREESFRGCAFINVATELADTLPAALEIVQQHKQAMQSEITRHLPAHQQLTAETIAMLVDGAVVQVQIGKDAEKIVRQLELALGVILGA; translated from the coding sequence ATGCTGCTACCTGATCCCTTTGACCCTAAAGCCAGCGCTGCTGAACGCATCATTAATAGCGCTCAACAGCTGTTCTATCAAAATGGCATCCGTGCTACAGGCGTCGATAAAATCATCGCTAACGCAGGTGTAACAAAAGTCACCTTTTATCGTCATTTTGCAGCTAAGGACGATCTGGTACTGACGTTCTTACGTCGCCGCCATTTACGTTGGATGGATGGATTCCAAAGCACGTTGGAACAGGCACTGTGTGATGCCCCTTTCTACCGGGCACTGCCTGCCGCATTGTTAAGCTGGTTTAGGGAGGAGAGCTTTCGCGGCTGCGCATTTATCAATGTTGCAACGGAACTGGCCGATACATTACCCGCAGCATTAGAAATCGTGCAACAACATAAACAAGCTATGCAAAGCGAAATCACTAGACACTTACCTGCCCATCAACAGTTAACAGCGGAGACTATCGCCATGCTGGTAGATGGTGCAGTTGTGCAGGTGCAAATAGGGAAAGATGCAGAAAAAATTGTCAGGCAGTTAGAGCTGGCACTGGGGGTAATATTGGGAGCGTAG
- a CDS encoding DUF1348 family protein: MSLVPPYNFDTATQKVRMAEDAWNSRDAKRVAQVYSTDTRWRNRAEFVNGRDGVEGFLTRKWENEIEYRLIKELWAWQNDVIAVRFAYEWKDDSGNWFRSYGNENWRFGADGLMVERFACINDLPIKESERLFHWPLGRRPDDHPGLSELGC, from the coding sequence ATGTCTTTAGTTCCCCCGTACAATTTCGATACCGCTACACAAAAAGTCAGAATGGCGGAAGATGCGTGGAATTCACGTGATGCGAAACGTGTCGCCCAGGTTTATTCAACAGACACGCGTTGGCGAAATCGTGCAGAATTTGTCAATGGACGCGATGGGGTTGAAGGGTTTTTAACCCGTAAATGGGAAAATGAGATTGAATATCGATTAATTAAGGAGCTCTGGGCATGGCAAAATGATGTGATTGCTGTGCGTTTTGCTTATGAGTGGAAAGATGACAGCGGGAACTGGTTTCGCAGTTATGGCAATGAAAACTGGCGTTTTGGTGCCGATGGTCTAATGGTTGAGCGCTTTGCCTGCATTAACGATTTGCCGATTAAAGAGAGCGAACGCTTATTCCATTGGCCATTGGGCCGTCGTCCTGACGATCATCCAGGATTGAGTGAGCTGGGTTGCTAA